From Argopecten irradians isolate NY chromosome 2, Ai_NY, whole genome shotgun sequence, the proteins below share one genomic window:
- the LOC138316471 gene encoding dynein heavy chain domain-containing protein 1-like, which produces MPTMAAKLDQSPEQTSSLPQLQDGQTSLVAPSHASPAPSPRHKAALWAQEVRQRLKSGENLEEDVRILKKELIAVFITALQQDSRSAWVFLHEILCLLEPLKDSLDFPEIKPEIVHYIERVIHHVSLHKERLFDLQISESLSKVFPKEVNKLNHYGARPANNYGAPVVKLSSVSPQKSLHTPRQAMLLPDNTNPYSTVLPKEDEPMLFAKPLTIGDLRSSIAGVAMEMAARESIWSHHFGTVTTALATDLIDPQEETKVDVQTSITKRSTPRSSVSSLSGGQKDGKTPRVQEEKVIDMTGREAVEYFAKLHHIGKIQSIYFNKVENRHYRPYDLRSVAKNKADPEHYVFSTFGVLHVYPDQPNESLSLSEWQREAVLWTAVSSIPFFKQFLIRKMFRESIWSHHFGTVTTALATDLIDPQEETKVDVQTSITKRSTPRSSVSSLSGGQKDGKTPRVQV; this is translated from the exons ATGCCGACAATGGCTGCCAAGCTAGATCAGTCTCCTGAGCAGACCTCTAGTCTGCCCCAGCTGCAGGATGGTCAGACCAGCCTGGTGGCTCCCTCACATGCTTCACCTGCCCCCTCTCCCCGCCACAAGGCAGCACTGTGGGCCCAGGAGGTCCGACAAAG ATTAAAAAGTGGAGAGAACCTGGAGGAAGATGTGAGAATCCTGAAGAAAGAACTGATAGCAGTTTTCATTACAGCTCTCCAACAGGACAG TCGGTCTGCATGGGTGTTCCTCCATGAGATTCTGTGTTTGTTAGAACCACTGAAGGATTCCTTGGATTTCCCAGAGATCAAACCAGAG ATTGTCCACTATATAGAGAGGGTGATACACCATGTTTCACTACACAAGGAGCGACTGTTTGATCTACAAATATCAGAATCTCTGTCAAAGGTCTTCCCAAAG GAGGTGAATAAACTAAACCATTATGGAGCCAGACCAGCTAACAACTATGGAGCACCAGTGGTTAAACTGAGTTCTGTGTCACCCCAGAAGTCACTACACACACCTCGCCAGGCCATGCTTCTACCAGACAACACCAACCCATATTCTACTGTTCTGCCA AAGGAAGATGAGCCAATGTTGTTTGCCAAACCTCTGACCATTGGGGATCTGAGGAGCTCTATTGCTGGTGTTGCCATGGAAATGGCCGCAA GAGAATCTATATGGAGCCACCACTTTGGAACAGTCACTACTGCACTAGCTACAGACCTTATCGATCCCCAAGAGgag ACGAAGGTTGATGTACAGACCTCCATAACAAAGAGATCAACTCCTCGCAGTTCTGTGTCCTCACTATCAGGCGGTCAGAAAGACGGCAAGACGCCGCGTGTACAG GAGGAGAAAGTGATTGATATGACTGGAAGAGAAGCTGTTGAATACTTCGCCAAGCTTCACCATATTGGAAAAATACAGTCCATCTACTTCAACAAGGTGGAAAATCGACATTATCGTCCATATGACTTACGCTCCGTCGCCAAGAACAAG GCTGACCCTGAGCACTATGTGTTTTCTACATTTggtgtactacatgtataccccGACCAGCCTAATGAGAGCCTCAGTCTGTCTGAGTGGCAGCGAGAGGCGGTACTGTGGACAGCTGTGTCATCAATCCCATTCTTCAAACAGTTCCTCATCAGGAAAATGTTCC GAGAATCTATATGGAGCCACCACTTTGGAACAGTCACTACTGCACTAGCTACAGACCTTATCGATCCCCAAGAGgag ACGAAGGTTGATGTACAGACCTCCATAACAAAGAGATCAACTCCTCGCAGTTCTGTGTCCTCACTATCAGGCGGTCAGAAAGACGGCAAGACGCCGCGTGTACAGgtatag